One stretch of Micromonospora echinospora DNA includes these proteins:
- a CDS encoding substrate-binding domain-containing protein: MRSNLRGAGAAAVAVALVAVVGGSWFGYQQLAGPNCSGRIELSVATAPEIAPAVRGAADQWVSDGAAVGGTCIAVNVSSSESVEVAAAVASKHGATLAGVGQASGTAVTPDVWVPDSSTWLVRLKSGGASAFAPTNGASIARSPVVVALPEPVASRIGWPDKKLRWSDLLTQVTASKPLRAGIVEPTQDAAGLSGLLSLTAAASSTGESGSPKAQEAMVGALRALATNRSSLRQDLLARFPRSSDPTAIANGLGAAALSEEDVIAYNSTKPPIRLAALYLEPVPIPLDYPFAVLPGIEPAKASAARVLFEVLRTPDFKDRLASQALRAPDGNWGRGFQAPTGAPSPANGGASQVPPSGQGGAADLDPGAISTATTSWSVATQSGRMLCVIDVSGSMKKPVATANGASREQVTVAAASQGLGLFDDSWSIGLWTFSTNLQGSQDWSELVGIKPLSSNRGALQRGLASIKPSSGDTGLYDTMLAAYKKVQQDWEPGKVNSIVLFTDGKNEDDNGISQKALLDQLKKLKDDEQPVQVVIIGIGTEVNRAELESITKVTGGGAFVTTDPSKIGEIFLRAIALRPPAPR, from the coding sequence ATGCGTTCCAACCTCCGTGGAGCAGGCGCCGCCGCTGTGGCGGTAGCCCTGGTCGCCGTCGTGGGCGGCTCCTGGTTCGGCTACCAGCAGCTGGCCGGCCCGAACTGTTCGGGCCGGATCGAGCTGTCGGTGGCGACCGCCCCGGAGATCGCCCCCGCGGTGCGCGGCGCCGCCGACCAGTGGGTCTCCGACGGCGCCGCGGTGGGCGGCACCTGCATCGCCGTCAACGTCTCCTCCTCCGAGTCGGTCGAGGTGGCCGCCGCGGTGGCCAGCAAGCACGGCGCCACGCTCGCCGGTGTCGGGCAGGCCAGCGGCACCGCCGTCACCCCCGACGTCTGGGTGCCCGACTCCTCCACCTGGCTGGTCCGGCTCAAGAGCGGCGGCGCCAGCGCGTTCGCGCCGACGAACGGCGCCTCGATCGCGCGCAGCCCGGTGGTCGTGGCGTTGCCCGAGCCGGTGGCCTCGCGCATCGGCTGGCCGGACAAGAAGCTGCGGTGGTCCGACCTGCTGACCCAGGTCACCGCGAGCAAGCCGCTGCGGGCCGGGATCGTCGAGCCGACCCAGGACGCGGCCGGCCTGTCCGGGCTGCTGTCGCTCACCGCCGCGGCCAGCTCCACCGGCGAGTCCGGCTCGCCGAAGGCGCAGGAGGCGATGGTCGGGGCGCTGCGAGCGCTGGCGACGAACCGCTCCTCGCTGCGGCAGGACCTCCTCGCGCGGTTCCCGCGCTCGTCGGACCCGACGGCGATCGCCAACGGACTCGGCGCGGCGGCGCTGTCCGAAGAGGACGTGATCGCCTACAACAGCACGAAGCCGCCGATCCGGCTGGCCGCGCTCTACCTGGAGCCGGTGCCGATCCCGCTGGACTACCCGTTCGCGGTGCTGCCCGGCATCGAGCCGGCCAAGGCGTCCGCCGCCCGGGTGCTCTTCGAGGTGCTGCGTACGCCGGACTTCAAGGACCGGCTGGCCTCGCAGGCGCTGCGCGCGCCGGACGGCAACTGGGGGCGCGGCTTCCAGGCCCCGACGGGTGCGCCGAGCCCGGCGAACGGCGGCGCCAGCCAGGTGCCGCCATCCGGTCAGGGCGGCGCGGCCGACCTCGACCCGGGCGCCATCTCGACGGCGACCACCAGTTGGTCGGTGGCCACGCAGTCGGGCCGGATGCTCTGCGTCATCGACGTCTCCGGCTCGATGAAGAAGCCGGTCGCGACGGCCAACGGCGCCAGTCGGGAGCAGGTCACCGTGGCGGCCGCGAGCCAGGGCCTCGGGCTCTTCGACGACTCCTGGTCGATCGGCCTGTGGACCTTCTCCACGAACCTCCAGGGCTCGCAGGACTGGAGCGAGCTGGTCGGAATAAAGCCGTTGTCGAGCAACCGGGGGGCGCTGCAGCGCGGCCTCGCCTCGATCAAGCCCTCCAGCGGCGACACCGGCCTGTACGACACCATGCTCGCGGCGTACAAGAAGGTGCAGCAGGACTGGGAGCCGGGCAAGGTCAACTCGATCGTGCTGTTCACCGACGGCAAGAACGAGGACGACAACGGCATCTCGCAGAAGGCGCTGCTGGACCAGCTGAAGAAGCTGAAGGACGACGAGCAGCCGGTCCAGGTCGTCATCATCGGCATCGGCACCGAGGTGAACCGGGCCGAGCTGGAGTCGATCACCAAGGTCACCGGCGGCGGCGCGTTCGTCACCACCGACCCCAGCAAGATCGGCGAGATCTTCCTCCGGGCGATCGCGCTCCGGCCGCCCGCCCCCCGCTGA
- a CDS encoding sugar transferase, with protein sequence MTSATLLTPATTSRPGGDRPGKTTRAAERAYIRVLVVLDTAVLAVAILVGYLARFGDEEPTGSEIPYVVVAPALLLVWLVSLKVMRCYDDQVLGYGADEYRRVSAASMRLAGGIAIAGYIADVGVSRGFLAISFAVGTVGLEVARFAARKRLHRARDRGAGWSRKVLVVGDTAHVLELVHTLRREPYAGYQVVGACIPDALLAPVPQRLGDVPVVGSFRGIPEAATAIGADTVAVTASGELTATRLRRLGWQLEGTGVDLVVAPALTDVAGPRIHTRPVAGLPLIHVEAPEFRGARKLVKGFVDRSISLIALLVLAPLLIVIALAIKIDSRGPVLFRQTRVGQGGEEFGVFKFRTMVVNADALLAELAARNETDGLMFKMRDDPRVTRTGRLLRKWSLDELPQLVNVLLGQMSLVGPRPPLPSEVARYDGDVARRLLVKPGMTGLWQVSGRSDLSWEDGIRLDLYYVENWSLAADLTILWKTFGAVINSRGAY encoded by the coding sequence GTGACCTCGGCGACGCTGTTGACCCCTGCCACGACGTCGCGACCCGGTGGTGATCGCCCGGGCAAGACGACACGAGCGGCGGAGCGGGCCTACATCCGGGTCCTGGTGGTGCTGGACACCGCGGTGCTCGCGGTGGCCATCCTGGTCGGTTACCTGGCGCGGTTCGGCGACGAGGAGCCGACCGGGTCCGAGATCCCGTACGTCGTGGTCGCCCCGGCGCTGCTGCTGGTCTGGCTCGTCTCGCTCAAGGTGATGCGGTGCTACGACGACCAGGTGCTCGGCTACGGCGCGGACGAGTACCGCCGGGTCAGCGCGGCGAGCATGCGGTTGGCCGGCGGTATCGCCATCGCCGGGTACATCGCCGACGTCGGCGTTTCCCGGGGTTTCCTGGCCATCTCCTTCGCCGTCGGCACCGTCGGCCTGGAGGTGGCGCGGTTCGCGGCCCGCAAGCGGCTGCACCGGGCCCGCGACCGGGGCGCCGGCTGGTCGCGCAAGGTGCTCGTGGTGGGCGACACGGCACACGTGCTGGAGCTGGTGCACACGCTGCGCCGGGAGCCGTACGCGGGCTACCAGGTGGTCGGCGCGTGCATCCCGGACGCGCTGCTCGCCCCGGTGCCGCAGCGGCTGGGCGACGTGCCGGTGGTCGGCTCCTTCCGAGGCATCCCGGAGGCGGCCACCGCCATCGGCGCAGACACGGTGGCGGTCACCGCCTCCGGTGAGCTGACCGCGACCCGGCTGCGCCGCCTGGGCTGGCAGCTGGAGGGCACGGGGGTCGACCTGGTGGTGGCGCCCGCGCTGACCGACGTCGCCGGCCCCCGTATCCACACCCGTCCGGTCGCCGGCCTGCCGCTGATCCACGTCGAGGCGCCCGAGTTCCGTGGCGCCCGCAAGCTGGTCAAGGGCTTCGTGGACCGGTCGATCTCGCTGATCGCGCTGCTCGTGCTGGCACCGCTGCTGATCGTGATCGCGCTCGCCATCAAGATCGACAGCCGTGGCCCGGTGCTGTTCCGGCAGACCCGGGTCGGTCAGGGCGGCGAGGAGTTCGGCGTCTTCAAGTTCCGCACCATGGTGGTCAACGCCGACGCGCTGCTCGCCGAGCTGGCCGCGCGCAACGAGACCGACGGCCTGATGTTCAAGATGCGCGACGACCCCCGGGTGACCCGGACGGGCCGGCTGCTGCGCAAGTGGTCGCTGGACGAGCTGCCCCAGCTCGTGAACGTGCTGCTCGGCCAGATGAGCCTGGTCGGCCCGCGCCCGCCGCTGCCGTCCGAGGTGGCCCGCTACGACGGCGACGTGGCGCGACGCCTCCTGGTCAAGCCCGGCATGACCGGCCTCTGGCAGGTCAGCGGGCGGTCCGACCTGAGCTGGGAGGACGGCATCCGGCTGGACCTGTACTACGTGGAGAACTGGTCGCTGGCCGCCGACCTGACCATCCTCTGGAAGACGTTCGGCGCGGTCATCAACAGCCGCGGCGCGTACTGA